The following are encoded in a window of Synergistota bacterium genomic DNA:
- a CDS encoding desulfoferrodoxin, with amino-acid sequence MAKLFEVYKCEVCGNIVEVVHDGAGELVCCGQPMKLLEEKASEQGNEKHLPVVEASTDEIRVKVGEVAHPMEEKHYIEWIEILTSAGTIKKFLKPGDKPEAIFKVSERATAVRSYCNIHGLWKKLFNV; translated from the coding sequence GTGGCTAAGCTGTTTGAGGTATATAAATGTGAGGTGTGTGGTAATATCGTTGAGGTGGTGCATGATGGAGCAGGAGAGCTGGTATGCTGTGGCCAGCCTATGAAGCTCCTTGAGGAAAAGGCTTCAGAGCAGGGCAATGAGAAGCACCTCCCTGTTGTTGAAGCCTCAACAGATGAGATTAGGGTAAAGGTAGGGGAAGTTGCTCATCCTATGGAGGAAAAACACTATATAGAGTGGATAGAAATTTTAACTTCTGCTGGAACTATAAAGAAATTCCTTAAACCAGGAGATAAGCCGGAAGCGATTTTCAAGGTTAGTGAAAGGGCTACAGCGGTGAGAAGCTACTGTAATATTCATGGGCTTTGGAAAAAGCTCTTTAATGTTTAA